The genome window CTTGAGCTTGTTCCAGCCGATGGCTTGGTCCAGCGCGGCATTGGCCTTGGCCTGGTAGGTTTCCAGGGTGGCTTTTTTCGACTCAGGGGCCTTGGTCTGTTCAAAGCGCTGGGCAAACATCTGCTGCACTTGCATGTACACCGGAGTGCCCAGTTTGTCAGCGTGCGCCAGGGTCAGGAACGCTTCGGCGCTGGCGTTGTGGCTGGCGGTATCGGCGAAAACAGGGCCGCTGGCACACACCAGAGCAACTGCGGTACAGATGGCACGAAGACGGGTCATCGAGTTTCCTTTCATTACAGGCGAGGTAAAACCCCAAGGGCGACCATTCTGCGCCTAAAAAACGCCGGGGCTCAACCCCGACGGTTGTCGGGTCCGATTGACGGGCCCAAGCCACCGTTGCTGGATTGAGGGATGATTGAGGGAACCGGAGCGGCCCATCTGGGCCTAAACTGCGCATTCAGCCTTTAAGGAGTTTGACCCGATGAGCCGTATCGAAACCGACAGCCTTGGCCAGGTTGAAGTCCCGGACGACGCCTACTGGGGCGCGCAGACGCAGCGTTCCATGATCAACTTCGCCATTGGCAACGAACGCATGCCGCTGTCGGTGTTGCACGCCCTGGCGCTGATCAAGAAGGCCGCCGCGCGGGTCAATGATCGCAATGGCGACCTGCCCGCCGACATCGCCCGCCTGATCGAACAGGCCGCCGACGAAGTGCTGGACGGCCAGCATGACGACCAATTCCCGCTGGTGGTCTGGCAGACCGGCAGCGGGACCCAGAGCAACATGAACGTCAACGAAGTGATCGCCGGACGCGCCAACGAACTGGCCGGCAACCCCCGCGGCGGCAAGAGCCCGGTGCACCCCAACGACCACGTCAACCGTTCGCAGAGTTCCAACGACTGCTTCCCCACCGCCATGCACATCGCCGCCGCCCAGGCCGTCCATCAGCAATTGTTGCCGGCCATCGGCGAGCTGTCCGGCGGTCTCGCGGAACTGGCCGCGCGCCACATGAAGTTGGTCAAGACCGGCCGTACCCACATGATGGATGCCACGCCGATCACCTTTGGCCAGGAACTGTCGGCGTTCATTGCCCAGCTCGATTACGCCGAACGGGCGATCCGCGCTGCGCTACCGGCGGTCTGCGAACTGGCCCAGGGCGGCACGGCAGTGGGCACCGGGCTCAATTCACCCCATGGGTTCGGCGAAGCGATTGCCGCAGAACTGGCGGCGCTGTCGGGCCTGCCGTTCGTCACCGCACCCAACAAGTTTGCCGCGTTGGCCGGCCATGAACCCCTGACCTCGTTGTCCGGCGCGCTGAAAACCCTCGCCGTGACCCTGATGAAAATCGCCAACGACCTGCGCCTGCTGGGCTCCGGACCACGGGCCGGGTTCGCCGAGGTGAAATTGCCGGCCAACGAACCGGGCAGTTCCATCATGCCCGGCAAGGTCAACCCGACCCAGTGCGAAGCCTTGTCGATGCTGGCCTGCCAGGTCATGGGCAACGACGTGACCATCGGTTTTGCCGCCAGCCAGGGGCATTTGCAGTTGAACGTGTTCAAACCGGTGATCATCCACAACCTGCTGCAATCGATTCGCCTGTTGGCCGATGGCTGCAGCAACTTCCAGCAGCACTGCATCGCCGGGCTCGAACCGGACGCCGAGCAGATGGCCGCGCACCTGGAACGTGGGTTGATGCTGGTGACCGCGCTGAACCCGCACATCGGCTACGACAAGTCAGCGGAAATCGCCAAGAAAGCCTACGGTGAAGGGCTGACCTTGCGCGAAGCGGCGTTGCAGCTGGGGTATCTCACCGATGAAGAGTTCGATGCCTGGGTGAGGCCGGAGAATATGCTGGAAGCGGGTAGCCAGGGCTGAGTTTTGCCTTGATCGATAGTGCGCTATCGCGAGCAAGCTCGCTCCCACAGGGCAACGTGGACCGCGACATTACATCCACTGAAGATCCACTGTGGGAGCGAGCTTGCTCGCGATGAGCCCGGCAGGCTCGGCATCACTGTTGACTCGTGAGCCGCTATCGCGAGCAGGCTCGCTCCCACAGGGGGCTAACGCCCGACAGCCAAACGCTCGCGTCGGGCCCTGAGGCCGGCGATCAGCGAGGGCCCCAGGGCGACCAGCGCCGACCCCAGGACCACCAGCACCGCTCCGCCATAGCCCAGCAGGTTGATCTGCTCGGCATGGACATAATCAGGCCACCACCAGGCCGCCATTGCCACCACGGCGAAGGTCACCAGCGGCGTGATCGCCAGGGTCGCGCTGACCCGCGACGCTTCCCAATGGGCCAGGGCTTCGGCGAACGCGCCATAGGCAATCAGGGTGTTGAGGCAGCAAGCGAGCAACAACCAGCCTTGCAGCGGGCTCAATTGCAGCGCCTCCAACGGATGCACCCAGGGTGTGAGCAGCAGCGCGCAGAACAGGTAGATCACCATCATCACCTGCAACGAGTTCCACACCGTCAACAATTGCTTCTGGCCCAGGGCATAGAACGTCCAGACCGTCGACGCCAGCAACACCATCAGCACCCCGGCGGTGTAGTCGCTCAGGGACGTCAGCAACTCGCCCAGGCGCTGGTTGAAAAACAGCGTGAAACCGATCAGCAACACCAGCAGGCCGATGCCCTGCCCCACGCTGAACCGCTCCTTGAACACGAACAGGCTGGCGACCAGCAACATGATCGGCCCCATCTGCACCACCAGTTGCGCGGTGCCGGGGCTCAAGCGATTCAGGCCCATCAGGTACAACACGTAGTTGCCCACCAGCCCGAGCACCGCCATCGCCACCAGCCAGCCGCCACGAGGGCCGAGCACCTTGCGACTGGGCAGGCGCCGGGTGGCCGCCAAATAGATGAACAGCAAACCGCCGGACACCAGCAAGCGAAACCAGGTCACGGTGACCGGGTCCATCACTTGCAGCACTTGCTTGAGCTTGATCGGCAGGATTCCCCAGAGCAGGGCGGTCAACAGGGCAAGGAACAAGCCGTAGACCCAGCGACCGGACGATATGTGCATGCAACCCTCGAAGCCCAAGACAAAGAACGCCCATTCTAGGCCTCTATCGCCCAGCAACACAGGAACAGTTGGGGATTAATTGAACCGGCTACGGGTATGGCACATGGCCGCCTATCGGCTCGCCAAGCAGCCGTCAGCACCAGCCCCTAAACTTCACTCAACCTGATCCCGCCACCTCTTTGGAGCCCCCCATGCTCGGCAAACGCGCCCAGGACCTCGCCCCTGCGATGGTCTTTCCCAGTGACCGGATTTGCCGGATAAACGGCGAGTTTTACTTCAATACCCGGGAAGGCACCCAGGAAGGGCCATTCGCCAGTCGCGAGGATGCGTTGCGGGAAGTGGAGGCGTATGTACAGCGAATGCTGCAACTGACTCAGGTCGCCAGCTAGCGCACCGCTCTCTTGTGGCGAGGGAGCTTGCTCCCGCTGGGTCGCGAAGCGGCCCCCCTGCCCCGTCAATAAACCGCATCGACAGGTTAACGACTGCTTCGCAGCCGAGCGGGAGCAAGCTCCCTCGCCACACAAGCTCCCTGGCCACAAAAGCCGCCGACCTCCCCAAGCCCGTGGTTATCCCACCGCCTCGAACAACCCCGTAGCCCCCATCCCGCCGCCCACGCACATGGTCACGATGCCGTAACGCAGGTTGCGCCGTTGCAGCTCACGCACCAGATGCCCCACCTGCCGCGAACCGGTCATGCCGAACGGATGGCCGATGGAGATCGAGCCGCCGTTGACGTTGTATTTCTGCGGATCGATTTCCAGCCGGTCGCGGCTGTACAGGCACTGGGAAGCGAACGCCTCGTTGAGTTCCCACAGGTCGATATCGGCGATCTGCAAGCCCTTGGCCTTGAGCAGCTTGGGCACCGAAAACACCGGGCCGATGCCCATTTCGTCCGGCTCGCAACCGGCCACCGTAAAGCCACGGAAAAACGCCTTGGGCTTGAGCCCCAGGGCCAGGGCCTTTTCCAGGCTCATCACCAAGGTCATCGAGGCCCCGTCGGACAACTGCGAGGAGTTGCCCGCCGTCACCGAGCCGTCTTCGGCGAACACCGGCTTCAGGCCCGCGAGGCTTTCATAGGTGGTGTCGGGACGGTTGCAGTCATCATGATCGACCACGCCATCGAGGATCTGAACGACACCCGTGTTCTTGTCCTCGACCCGGTACTTGACCGCCATCGGGATGATTTCGTCATCGAACAACCCCGCCGCCTGGGCCTTGGCGGTGCGTTGCTGGCTCTGCAAGGCGTAACGGTCCTGCTCCTCGCGGCTGACCTGGTAACGGCGGGCGACGATCTCGGCGGTCTGGCCCATGGGAAAATAAATCCCGGGCACCTGCTCCTTGAGCAGCGGGTTGATCAGGTTGTCGGTGTTGACGCTTTTCATCGTCAGGCTGATGGACTCCACCCCGCCGGCCACGATGATGTCGCTGCAACCGGAAGCGATCTGGTTGGCGGCGATGGCAATGGCTTGCAGGCCCGAAGAACAGAAGCGGTTGAGGGTCATGCCGGCCGTGCCGATGCCCAATTGCGAGAGCACCGCCACGTTGCGCCCGATGTTGTAGCCCTGGGCACCTTCATTGGACCCGGCCCCGACGATACAGTCCTCGACACTGGCCGGGTTGATGTCGTTGCGCGCCAGCAAGGCATTGACGCAATGGGCCGCCATGTCATCCGGACGGGTCATGTTGAACTTGCCACGAAAGGACTTGGCCAGGCCGGTCCGTACGCTGTCGACGATCACCACTTCACGCATGGCTGTACCTCATTGTTGTAGTCGGTTGAGAGTGGATCGAGCATAGATCCACTGGATAACCGACCGCGACAATCATTCACCTCGCGTATGCGCGCCCATCGCCCTAGCGCTTCTTCTTGCGAGCCTGTCTCGCACTGCGCTCGAAAGCCGCCTCCAGCGCCTGGTTGAGGGTGCGCAACACCTTGACCCGCGCCCAGCGCTTGTCGTTGGCCTCCACCAAGGTCCAGGGGGCAATCTCGGTGCTGGTGCGGTCGACCATGTCGCACACCGCGGCGCGGTAGGCATCCCACTTGTCGCGGTTGCGCCAGTCATCCTCAGTGATCTTGAAGCGCTTGAACGGGATGTCCTCGCGCTCCTGGAAACGTTCCAGTTGGGTTTCCTTATCGATGGCCAGCCAGAACTTGACCACCACCACGCCGGCATCGGCGAGCTGTTCCTCGAAATCGTTGATTTCCCCGTAAGCCCGCAGCCAGTCGGCCTGGCTGCAAAACCCTTCGACCCGCTCCACCAGCACCCGGCCGTACCAGGAGCGGTCGAACATGGTGAACTTGCCGCGTGCGGGAATATGCCGCCAGAACCGCCACATGTAGGGGTGGGCGCGCTCTTCTTCCGTGGGTGCGGCAATGGGCACGATGCTGTATTGGCGCGGGTCCAGGGCCGCCGTGACCCGCCGGATCGCCCCGCCCTTGCCCGCCGCGTCGTTGCCTTCGAACACCGCCACCAGGGCATGCTGGCGCATGCGTTTGTCCCGCAGCAGCCCGGCGAAGCGCGCCTGCTCGGTGATCAGTTGTTCTTCGTAGTCGGCCTTGTCCAGGCGCCGGGTCATGTCCAGGCTGTCGAGCAACGTGATCTGGCCATCCAACTCGGGCAGCGGCGCCACGCTGACCTTTTGCGGCTTGATCTTCGGCCGGTCCAGGGCCTGGCGCAAGCCGTCGAGCAGGATCCGCCCGACGGTGAGGCTGCGATAACAGCTGTCCATGCCTTCGATCACATGCCAGGGCGCGTAATCACGACTGGTGCGGCGCAGCACACGCTCGCCGTATTTGACGAACTTGTCATAGGTCTGGGATTGCTGCCAATCCAGCGGGCTGATGCGCCAACTGTGCAGCGGGTCATCCTTGAGCCCCTTGAGCCGGGCCTTCATCTGTTTCTTGGACAGGTGGAACCAGAACTTGAAAATCAGCGCGCCTTCATCGCAGAGCATTTTTTCCAGGCGCTCGGCACCGGCGATCGCCTGGTCGAGCCGTGGATCCTTGAATTCGCCATGGACCCGGCCTTGCAGCATCTGGCTGTACCAGTTGCCGAAGAAAATCCCCATGCGCCCCTTGGCCGGCAGCATCCGCCAATAACGCCACGCGGGAGGCCGCGCCAGTTCCTCGTCGGTCTGCTGATCGAAGGTGCGCACTTCGATCAGCCGCGGGTCCATCCATTCGTTGAGCAACTTCACCGTCTCGCCCTTGCCCGCGCCTTCGATGCCGTTGATCAACACGATGACCGGAAACCGACCCTGCTGCTGCAACTCGAACTGCGCTTCCAGCAGTGCTTCACGCAGGGCCGGCACCTCGGCTTCAAAGGTTTCTTTATCGATGACGTGACCGATTTCAGCGGATTCGAACATGGACAGCTCCTTCCAGGGATTGGGGCAAGACTAGCGGATTGGATGCGGCCCTGTGCAGCAGATTCCATCAAGAACAACGCTGTGTTGCGATGGGTCAAGCAAGCCGATACCGATCGGCTAGAATGGCCGCTCAGTTTCGACCGAGCCTGCCATGACGCCTGTACAGCACCACGCCCAACTCGACTGGGACGACCAGGGTCGCCCGCGCTCGCGGGTATTCGACGACGTGTATTTCTCCGATCAGTCCGGGCTGGAAGAAACCCGTTACGTGTTCCTCGAGCAGAACAACCTGGCCGAGCGCTTTGCCGCGCTGCCCGCCGACGGGCGCCTGGTGATCGGCGAAACCGGCTTTGGCACCGGCTTGAACTTCCTCTGCGCCTGGCAGTTGTTCGAACAATGCGCGCCGACCGGGGCGCGGCTGCATTTCGTCAGCGTCGAGAAGTACCCATTGACCCAGCAGGACCTGTGTCGGGCCCTGGCCCTCTGGCCGCAGCTCGCCCCCCAGGCCGAGCAACTGCTTGGGCAATACGTGGCGATCCATCAGGGTTTCCAGCGCCTGGTCCTGGCCAATGGGCGGGTGATGCTGACCTTGTTGATCGGCGATGCCCTGGAGCAGTTGCCGCAGTTGGACGGGCAGATCGACGCCTGGTTCCTGGACGGTTTCGCACCGGCCCGAAACCCCGAAATGTGGACCGCCGAGCTGTTCGCCGAACTGGCCCGGCTGGCCGCACCCGGCGCCACCCTCAGTACTTTCACCAGCACCGGCTGGGTCCGGCGCCTGCTGAACGCGGCGGGCTTCAAGATGAAGCGCACGCCGGGCATCGGCCATAAGTGGGAAATCCTGCGGGGCGTGTTTCTTGGCTGGCCGGAGCAGACAGCGACGCCGTCCCCGGCAAAACCCTGGTACGCCCGCCCCGTGCCACCCACCGGCGAGCGCCGGGCCCTGGTGGTCGGCGGTGGCCTGGCCGGTTGTGCCAGCGCGGCGAGCCTCGCCGCCCGTGGCTGGCAGGTGACACTGCTGGAGCGGCATGCCGGGTTGGCCGAGGAGGCCTCCGGAAACCCCCAGGGCGTGCTGTACCTCAAGTTGTCGGCCCACGGCACCGCATTGTCACAGATGATCCTCAGCGGCTTCGGCTACACCCGACGTGTGCTGGAGCAACTGCAACGCGGCGTTGATTGGGATGCCTGTGGCGTCTTGCAACTGGCCTTCAACAGCAAGGAAGCCGAGCGTCAGGTACAATTGGCCGAGGCGTTCCCAACGGATTTACTGCACACCCTGGATCAGTCCGAAGCCCAGGCCCGATCCGGCATCGGCCTGGCCTGTGGAGGCTTGTTTTATCCCGAGGGCGGCTGGGTGCATCCGCCAGCATTGTGTCGCTGGCAAGCCTCGGGACCGGCGATCGATGTGCAACCCCATCATGACGTGCTGCACCTGCGCCGCGTCGACGGCCAATGGCAGGCGTGGGACAGCGAACGCTGCCTGGCCAGCGCACCGGTGGTGATTCTCGCCAGTGCTGCCGAGATCAAACGCTTCGAACCGGCTGCCGACTTGCCGCTCAAGCGCATTCGCGGGCAGATCACCCGTCTGCCGCAAACCCACCGCAGCCAGAGCCTGGCGACGGTGGTCTGCGCCGAAGGTTATGTGGCGCCGCCGCGGCAGGGCGAACACACCCTGGGCGCCAGTTTCGACTTCAACAGCGACGACCTGACCCCCACCGCCGCCGAGCACGCCGGCAACCTGCGCATGCTCGAAGAAATCTCCCAAGACCTGGTGCAGCGCTTGAACGCCGCTACCTTGGACCCGGAGCACCTCGAAGGCCGCGTGGCGTTTCGCTGCACCAGCCCGGATTACCTGCCGATTGTCGGACCGTTGGCCGACCGCCAGGCCTTTACCGACGCCTATGCGGCCCTGGGCAAAGACGCCCGCCAAGTACCGGACGCCCCTTGCCCGTGGCTCGCGGGCCTGTACATCAACAGCGGCCACGGTTCCCGAGGCCTGATCACCGCGCCCCTGTCGGGCGAACTGATCGCCGCCTGGCTGGACAACGAACCCCTGCCACTGCCCCGCAGCGTGGCCGAGGCCTGCCACCCGAACCGGTTTGCGTTGCGGGCCTTGATTCGGGGCAAGGCCTGACCCCGATGGATGGCTCACAACAAACCCTGTGGGAGCTGAGCTTGCTCGCGATGGCGATGTGTCAGCCTACTAAGATGCCGGCTGATCCACCACCATCGCGAGCAAGCTCAGCTCCCACAGGTTCGCCTATCTTTAAATCCCATGGCAGACCAACCCACCCGCCCGCCGGCTTATAACGCATCGATCTAAAACTCACAGCAATCCCTCCGGTCAGTTTCAGGGTACCCGCCCTTTTGGCGCGTGCTGCTTGACCCCTCCCCAACGGAAAAACCGGTAAGGACTTATGTGCGGATTAGCTGGAGAGTTACGTTTCGATCAACAACCTGCGGACCTTGCGGCCGTAGAGCGGATCACCCATCACCTGGCCCCTCGCGGCCCCGATGCGTGGGGTTTTCATAGCCAGGGGCCGATCGCCCTGGGCCATCGGCGCCTGAAAATCATGGACCTGTCGGACGGCTCGGCCCAGCCGATGATCGACAATCAACTGGGCCTGTCCCTGGCCTTCAACGGCGCGATCTACAACTACCCGGAACTGCGCACCGAACTCGAAGCCCTGGGCTACACCTTCTATTCCGGTGGCGACACCGAAGTGCTGCTCAAGGGCTACCACGCCTGGGGCGAAGCGCTGCTGCCCAAGCTCAACGGCATGTTCGCGTTCGCTATCTGGGAGCGCGATGCCAAGCGGCTGTTCATCGCCCGCGACCGCCTCGGCGTCAAGCCGCTGTACCTGTCGCGCACCGGCCAGCGGCTACGCTTCGCCTCGGCATTGCCGGCGTTGCTCAAGGGCGGCGACATCAACCCCATGCTCGACCCGGTGGCTCTCAACCATTATCTGAATTTCCACGCCGTGGTTCCGGCGCCCCGTACCTTGCTGGCCGGTGTTGAAAAACTGCCGCCCGCTACCTGGATGCGAATCGAAGCCGACGGCACCACCGAGCAGAAAACCTGGTGGACCCTGCCCTACGGCCCTCGGGCCGACGAACAGCACCTGAACCTGGAAGACTGGATCGACCGTGTGCTCGACAGCACCCGTGAAGCCGTAGCCATTCGCCAGCGTGCCGCCGTGGATGTCGGCGTGCTGCTGTCCGGGGGCGTCGACTCAAGCATGTTGGTGGGTCTGTTGCGAGAAGTGGGCGTGGAAGACCTGTCCACGTTCTCCATCGGTTTCCAGGATGCCGGCGGCGAACGCGGTGACGAATTCCAATATTCGGACCTGATCGCCAAGCACTACGGCACCCGCCACCACCAACTGCGCATCGACGAAAAAGAGATCATCGAGCAACTGCCCGCCGCGTTCCGCGCCATGAGCGAGCCGATGGTCAGCCACGATTGCATCGCCTTCTACCTGCTGTCGCGGGAAGTGGCCAAGCATTGCAAAGTCGTACAAAGCGGCCAGGGTGCCGACGAGCTGTTCGCCGGTTACCACTGGTACCCGCAGGTCGATGGCGCCAGCGATCCGTACGCCGCCTATCGCGCTGCGTTCTTCGACCGCAGCTACGAAGAATATGCCGCCACTGTGCAACCCAACTGGCTGACGGCCAATGATGCGGCCGGTGACTTCGTCAAAGAACATTTCGCCCAACCCGGAGCCGATGCCGCGGTGGACAAGGCCCTGCGCCTGGACAGCACCGTGATGCTGGTGGACGACCCGGTCAAGCGCGTCGACAACATGACCATGGCCTGGGGCCTGGAAGCGCGCACGCCGTTCCTGGACTACCGCTTGGTGGAGCTTTCGGCCCGGGTCCCGGCGCAGTTCAAGTTGCCCGATGGCGGCAAGCAGGTGCTCAAGGAAGCCGCCCGACGGGTGATCCCCAGCGAGGTGATCGACCGCAAGAAAGGTTATTTCCCGGTGCCGGGCCTCAAGCACCTGGAAGGCCATACCCTGGCCTGGGTCCGCGAGCTGCTGCTGGATCCGAGCCAGGATCGCGGCCTGTTCAACCCGGCCATGCTCGACCGCCTGCTCACCGACCCCAACGGCCAGCTCACGCCGTTGCGCGGTTCGCGACTGTGGCAACTGGCGGCGCTGAACCTGTGGCTCAGCGAGCAAGGAATCTGATCGATGAAACCTCACGCAACCGTTCACAACCAACGCCTCTTGCGCGGCCAGGCGCCTTCTTACGAACGCCTGCAGGCACGCCTGGCCGAAGACGGCAGCGAATTGGGCGCCGACCCGATCGCGGTGCATTGCGGCTGGGGCCGACTGCTGATCGGCCACACCTTCCCGGACCCGGCGAGCCTGGCCCGGGAACTGCTCAACGAACAACCCGGTGAACGCGACATTGCCTTGTACGTGGCCGCGCCCCAGCAAGTGCTGGGGTTGGAACCGGCGCAACTGTTCCTCGATCCATCCGACACCTTGCGCCTGTGGTTCAGCGACTATCGCCAGTCCACCCGGGTGTTTCGCGGTTTCCGAATTCGCCGGGCCCAGAGCGAGACCGACTGGCAGGCCATCAACCAGCTCTACCAGGCCCGGGGCATGTTGCCCATCGACCCGCTGCGACTGACCCCGCGCCACGAGGGCGGCCCGGTCTACTGGCTGGCCGAAGACGACGACACCGGTACGGTAATCGGCAGCGTCATGGGCCTGAATCATCAGAAGGCCTTCAACGACCCGGAAAACGGCAGCAGCCTCTGGTGCCTGGCCGTCGATCCGCAATGCCCACGGCCCGGTGTGGGCGAAGTGCTGGTGCGTCACCTCATCGAGCATTTCATGAGCCGGGGCTTGAGTTACCTCGACCTGTCGGTGCTGCATGACAATCGCCAGGCGAAAAACCTCTACGCCAAACTCGGTTTTCGCCATCTCTCGACCTTCGCCATCAAGCGCAAGAACGGCATCAACCAGCCGTTGTTCCTCGGCCCAGGTCCCGAGGCGCAGTTCAATCCTTATGCGCGGA of Pseudomonas fluorescens contains these proteins:
- a CDS encoding class II fumarate hydratase; amino-acid sequence: MSRIETDSLGQVEVPDDAYWGAQTQRSMINFAIGNERMPLSVLHALALIKKAAARVNDRNGDLPADIARLIEQAADEVLDGQHDDQFPLVVWQTGSGTQSNMNVNEVIAGRANELAGNPRGGKSPVHPNDHVNRSQSSNDCFPTAMHIAAAQAVHQQLLPAIGELSGGLAELAARHMKLVKTGRTHMMDATPITFGQELSAFIAQLDYAERAIRAALPAVCELAQGGTAVGTGLNSPHGFGEAIAAELAALSGLPFVTAPNKFAALAGHEPLTSLSGALKTLAVTLMKIANDLRLLGSGPRAGFAEVKLPANEPGSSIMPGKVNPTQCEALSMLACQVMGNDVTIGFAASQGHLQLNVFKPVIIHNLLQSIRLLADGCSNFQQHCIAGLEPDAEQMAAHLERGLMLVTALNPHIGYDKSAEIAKKAYGEGLTLREAALQLGYLTDEEFDAWVRPENMLEAGSQG
- a CDS encoding N-acetylglutaminylglutamine amidotransferase, translated to MCGLAGELRFDQQPADLAAVERITHHLAPRGPDAWGFHSQGPIALGHRRLKIMDLSDGSAQPMIDNQLGLSLAFNGAIYNYPELRTELEALGYTFYSGGDTEVLLKGYHAWGEALLPKLNGMFAFAIWERDAKRLFIARDRLGVKPLYLSRTGQRLRFASALPALLKGGDINPMLDPVALNHYLNFHAVVPAPRTLLAGVEKLPPATWMRIEADGTTEQKTWWTLPYGPRADEQHLNLEDWIDRVLDSTREAVAIRQRAAVDVGVLLSGGVDSSMLVGLLREVGVEDLSTFSIGFQDAGGERGDEFQYSDLIAKHYGTRHHQLRIDEKEIIEQLPAAFRAMSEPMVSHDCIAFYLLSREVAKHCKVVQSGQGADELFAGYHWYPQVDGASDPYAAYRAAFFDRSYEEYAATVQPNWLTANDAAGDFVKEHFAQPGADAAVDKALRLDSTVMLVDDPVKRVDNMTMAWGLEARTPFLDYRLVELSARVPAQFKLPDGGKQVLKEAARRVIPSEVIDRKKGYFPVPGLKHLEGHTLAWVRELLLDPSQDRGLFNPAMLDRLLTDPNGQLTPLRGSRLWQLAALNLWLSEQGI
- a CDS encoding DUF6316 family protein, which translates into the protein MLGKRAQDLAPAMVFPSDRICRINGEFYFNTREGTQEGPFASREDALREVEAYVQRMLQLTQVAS
- the mnmC gene encoding bifunctional tRNA (5-methylaminomethyl-2-thiouridine)(34)-methyltransferase MnmD/FAD-dependent 5-carboxymethylaminomethyl-2-thiouridine(34) oxidoreductase MnmC; protein product: MTPVQHHAQLDWDDQGRPRSRVFDDVYFSDQSGLEETRYVFLEQNNLAERFAALPADGRLVIGETGFGTGLNFLCAWQLFEQCAPTGARLHFVSVEKYPLTQQDLCRALALWPQLAPQAEQLLGQYVAIHQGFQRLVLANGRVMLTLLIGDALEQLPQLDGQIDAWFLDGFAPARNPEMWTAELFAELARLAAPGATLSTFTSTGWVRRLLNAAGFKMKRTPGIGHKWEILRGVFLGWPEQTATPSPAKPWYARPVPPTGERRALVVGGGLAGCASAASLAARGWQVTLLERHAGLAEEASGNPQGVLYLKLSAHGTALSQMILSGFGYTRRVLEQLQRGVDWDACGVLQLAFNSKEAERQVQLAEAFPTDLLHTLDQSEAQARSGIGLACGGLFYPEGGWVHPPALCRWQASGPAIDVQPHHDVLHLRRVDGQWQAWDSERCLASAPVVILASAAEIKRFEPAADLPLKRIRGQITRLPQTHRSQSLATVVCAEGYVAPPRQGEHTLGASFDFNSDDLTPTAAEHAGNLRMLEEISQDLVQRLNAATLDPEHLEGRVAFRCTSPDYLPIVGPLADRQAFTDAYAALGKDARQVPDAPCPWLAGLYINSGHGSRGLITAPLSGELIAAWLDNEPLPLPRSVAEACHPNRFALRALIRGKA
- the pap gene encoding polyphosphate:AMP phosphotransferase, encoding MFESAEIGHVIDKETFEAEVPALREALLEAQFELQQQGRFPVIVLINGIEGAGKGETVKLLNEWMDPRLIEVRTFDQQTDEELARPPAWRYWRMLPAKGRMGIFFGNWYSQMLQGRVHGEFKDPRLDQAIAGAERLEKMLCDEGALIFKFWFHLSKKQMKARLKGLKDDPLHSWRISPLDWQQSQTYDKFVKYGERVLRRTSRDYAPWHVIEGMDSCYRSLTVGRILLDGLRQALDRPKIKPQKVSVAPLPELDGQITLLDSLDMTRRLDKADYEEQLITEQARFAGLLRDKRMRQHALVAVFEGNDAAGKGGAIRRVTAALDPRQYSIVPIAAPTEEERAHPYMWRFWRHIPARGKFTMFDRSWYGRVLVERVEGFCSQADWLRAYGEINDFEEQLADAGVVVVKFWLAIDKETQLERFQEREDIPFKRFKITEDDWRNRDKWDAYRAAVCDMVDRTSTEIAPWTLVEANDKRWARVKVLRTLNQALEAAFERSARQARKKKR
- a CDS encoding DMT family transporter, with product MHISSGRWVYGLFLALLTALLWGILPIKLKQVLQVMDPVTVTWFRLLVSGGLLFIYLAATRRLPSRKVLGPRGGWLVAMAVLGLVGNYVLYLMGLNRLSPGTAQLVVQMGPIMLLVASLFVFKERFSVGQGIGLLVLLIGFTLFFNQRLGELLTSLSDYTAGVLMVLLASTVWTFYALGQKQLLTVWNSLQVMMVIYLFCALLLTPWVHPLEALQLSPLQGWLLLACCLNTLIAYGAFAEALAHWEASRVSATLAITPLVTFAVVAMAAWWWPDYVHAEQINLLGYGGAVLVVLGSALVALGPSLIAGLRARRERLAVGR
- a CDS encoding thiolase family protein — its product is MREVVIVDSVRTGLAKSFRGKFNMTRPDDMAAHCVNALLARNDINPASVEDCIVGAGSNEGAQGYNIGRNVAVLSQLGIGTAGMTLNRFCSSGLQAIAIAANQIASGCSDIIVAGGVESISLTMKSVNTDNLINPLLKEQVPGIYFPMGQTAEIVARRYQVSREEQDRYALQSQQRTAKAQAAGLFDDEIIPMAVKYRVEDKNTGVVQILDGVVDHDDCNRPDTTYESLAGLKPVFAEDGSVTAGNSSQLSDGASMTLVMSLEKALALGLKPKAFFRGFTVAGCEPDEMGIGPVFSVPKLLKAKGLQIADIDLWELNEAFASQCLYSRDRLEIDPQKYNVNGGSISIGHPFGMTGSRQVGHLVRELQRRNLRYGIVTMCVGGGMGATGLFEAVG
- a CDS encoding DUF2059 domain-containing protein — protein: MTRLRAICTAVALVCASGPVFADTASHNASAEAFLTLAHADKLGTPVYMQVQQMFAQRFEQTKAPESKKATLETYQAKANAALDQAIGWNKLKPDMVKLYTSNFNESELKDLVAFYQSPLGKKVLEKMPQLTQQSAQLTQAKLESAVPVVNKLLADMTAELEPKAAPAKKKP